One genomic segment of bacterium HR11 includes these proteins:
- the nrdR gene encoding Transcriptional repressor NrdR codes for MKCPRCQNEDTRVYDSRPTEDGRVIRRRRLCERCNFRFTTYERWEEPPLVVIKKDGRRERFDRNKLLNGLLKAVEKRPVSLEALEDIVRDVESRIADRPGREMTTREIGEIVIERLKQLDTVAYVRFASVYRQFTDATDFVHEIERLMREHRRKPAAVRRRK; via the coding sequence GTGAAGTGTCCCCGTTGTCAGAATGAAGATACCCGTGTATACGACTCCCGTCCGACCGAGGACGGTCGGGTCATCCGCCGACGGCGACTCTGCGAGCGGTGCAACTTTCGGTTTACGACCTACGAGCGGTGGGAAGAGCCGCCCCTGGTCGTCATCAAAAAGGACGGCCGTCGGGAACGCTTCGACCGCAATAAGCTCCTAAACGGCCTCCTCAAAGCCGTCGAGAAGCGGCCCGTGTCGCTCGAGGCCCTCGAGGACATCGTGCGGGACGTCGAGAGCCGGATCGCCGACCGGCCGGGTCGGGAGATGACGACCCGCGAGATCGGCGAGATCGTCATCGAGCGGCTCAAGCAGTTGGACACGGTCGCCTACGTGCGCTTTGCGTCTGTATACCGGCAGTTCACGGATGCCACCGACTTTGTCCACGAGATCGAGCGTCTCATGCGGGAGCACCGTCGGAAGCCGGCGGCCGTCCGACGGCGGAAATAG
- the prfA gene encoding Peptide chain release factor 1, with product MADLWERLLPRLTALVEEYEALQARLADPAVAQDYARSRDLLRRYRELEDLVQAFRRWQRYQQERSDVLHMLETEKDPELREMAREELERLDRQLEEARQEVFARLIPPDPNDTRNVILEIRAGTGGEEAALFAADLLRMYQRYCERRGWRFQVLDAHPTDLGGYKEVVCLVEGPGAYRRLKYESGVHRVQRVPVTEASGRIHTSAASVAVLPEVEDVEVEVRDEDLRVDVFSAGGPGGQHVNKAMTAIRITHLPTGIVVTCQDERSLHQNRRKALRVLRARLYDYYRRQQEEALARERRAQVGTGDRSEKIRTYNFPQNRVTDHRISLTLYRLEDVLDGDLDEIIDALMAYDQSEKLKAMVA from the coding sequence ATGGCGGACCTGTGGGAACGTCTCTTACCCCGTTTGACGGCGTTGGTCGAGGAGTATGAGGCCCTCCAGGCCCGGCTGGCGGACCCGGCCGTCGCCCAGGACTATGCCCGCTCGCGGGACCTCCTCCGGCGATATCGGGAGCTGGAAGACCTCGTCCAAGCCTTCCGGCGCTGGCAACGCTACCAGCAAGAACGATCCGACGTCCTTCACATGCTGGAGACCGAGAAGGACCCCGAGCTCCGGGAGATGGCTCGCGAGGAACTCGAACGGCTGGACCGCCAGCTTGAGGAAGCTCGACAGGAGGTTTTCGCCCGTTTGATCCCACCGGACCCGAACGACACCCGGAACGTCATCCTCGAAATCCGGGCCGGGACGGGCGGCGAGGAGGCGGCCCTGTTCGCGGCGGACCTCCTGCGGATGTACCAGCGGTACTGTGAACGTCGGGGCTGGCGGTTCCAAGTCCTGGACGCCCACCCGACGGACCTCGGGGGCTATAAGGAAGTCGTCTGTCTCGTCGAGGGCCCGGGCGCCTACCGGCGCTTAAAATACGAAAGCGGCGTCCACCGGGTCCAGCGGGTGCCGGTCACCGAGGCCAGCGGGCGGATCCACACGTCGGCGGCGTCCGTCGCCGTCCTCCCGGAAGTCGAAGACGTCGAGGTCGAGGTCCGGGACGAGGACCTGCGGGTCGATGTCTTCAGCGCCGGCGGCCCCGGGGGTCAGCATGTCAACAAGGCGATGACGGCCATCCGGATCACGCATCTGCCGACGGGCATCGTCGTGACCTGCCAGGACGAGCGGTCGCTCCACCAGAACCGCCGCAAGGCCCTGCGGGTCCTGCGGGCCCGGCTCTACGACTACTACCGTCGCCAACAGGAAGAAGCCCTCGCCCGGGAACGCCGAGCGCAGGTCGGGACCGGCGACCGAAGCGAGAAGATCCGGACCTACAACTTCCCCCAGAACCGGGTGACGGACCACCGCATCAGTTTGACCCTCTATCGTCTGGAAGATGTCCTCGACGGGGACTTGGACGAGATCATCGACGCTCTGATGGCTTACGATCAGTCCGAAAAGCTGAAGGCGATGGTGGCGTGA